A single genomic interval of Zingiber officinale cultivar Zhangliang chromosome 4A, Zo_v1.1, whole genome shotgun sequence harbors:
- the LOC121973136 gene encoding NAC domain-containing protein 2-like encodes MPFSVKTEQNPTAPDMSSNPAAMLLPPGFRFHPTDEELILHYLANRAAAQPCPAPIIAEVDIYKFDPWDLPAKAWFGDKEWYFFSPRDRKYPNGLRPNRAAGKGYWKATGTDKPIASSKGNGNIGVKKVLVFYTGKPPKGTKTDWIMHEYLLSQAHKKMNNNCKAMKLRDSSTSRLDNWVLCRIHKRSSSHEAEKETSTSADDVGVSITASPPRTTTLLRDSILNLPKSYSLSELLSAVDCPEISQLLEHPYDALGLWNNSFSQDLSNSCFQIETLSPVSVSEINNSNSLKRPFTTNYCFQDGPKIFPAEKKARTETNLNLTNHQSFFNQHVVVSGSHLG; translated from the exons ATGCCTTTCTCAGTGAAAACAGAGCAGAATCCTACTGCTCCCGATATGTCGTCGAACCCGGCAGCAATGTTACTGCCGCCGGGGTTCCGCTTCCACCCCACCGACGAGGAGCTCATCCTCCACTACCTCGCCAACCGAGCCGCCGCGCAGCCGTGCCCGGCCCCGATCATAGCCGAGGTCGACATCTACAAGTTCGATCCTTGGGACCTCCCAG CCAAAGCGTGGTTTGGGGACAAGGAGTGGTACTTCTTCAGTCCGAGGGACCGGAAGTACCCGAACGGCCTCCGACCGAACCGCGCCGCCGGGAAGGGCTACTGGAAGGCGACCGGGACCGACAAACCGATCGCGTCGAGCAAGGGGAATGGGAACATTGGAGTGAAGAAGGTGCTTGTTTTCTACACCGGGAAACCGCCAAAGGGGACTAAAACCGATTGGATCATGCACGAGTACCTTCTCTCTCAGGCGCACAAAAAGATGAACAACAATTGCAAGGCCATGAAGCTCCGAGACTCTTCGACCTCGAGG CTGGACAATTGGGTGCTCTGCAGAATCCACAAGAGATCCAGCTCCCACGAAGCAGAGAAAGAGACATCAACATCCGCAGACGATGTGGGCGTTTCCATCACTGCAAGTCCTCCAAGAACGACAACTCTTCTACGTGACAGCATTCTGAACCTGCCGAAATCATACTCCTTGTCGGAGCTGCTGAGTGCCGTTGACTGTCCTGAGATCTCCCAGTTGCTCGAGCACCCTTACGACGCGCTCGGCTTGTGGAACAACTCGTTCAGCCAAGATCTCAGCAACAGCTGCTTCCAAATCGAAACGCTCTCCCCTGTTTCAGTTTCAGAGATCAACAACAGCAACTCGCTGAAGCGCCCCTTCACGACCAATTACTGCTTCCAAGATGGACCTAAAATTTTTCCGGCAGAAAAAAAAGCAAGAACAGAAACTAATTTAAATTTGACAAATCACCAATCCTTCTTCAACCAACACGTCGTCGTGTCGGGATCTCACTTGGGCTAA